GAATGGTTCGCGAGCTTTGGCCGTGAGAACAACAAGGGCACCAAGCTGTTCCAGATCAGCGGGCACGTCGAAAAGCCGTGCGTGGTCGAGGAAAGCATGTCGATCCCGTTCCGCGAGCTGATCGAAAAGCATTGCGGCGGCATTCGTGGCGGCTGGGACAACCTGCTCGCCGTGATCCCTGGCGGATCGTCGGTGCCGCTGGTTCCGGCGGCGGAGATCATGGACGCGCCGATGGATTTCGACGGCCTGCGCTCGCTCGGATCGGGCCTGGGCACCGCCGCCGTGATCGTGATGGACAAGTCCACCGACATCGTCGCCGCGATCAGCCGCATCAGCTATTTCTACAAGCATGAGAGCTGCGGCCAGTGCACCCCGTGCCGTGAGGGCACCGGCTGGATGTGGCGCGTGATGGAGCGGATGCGCACCGGCGACGCCGACATCAGCGAGATCGACACGCTGTTCAACGTCACCAAGCAGGTCGAAGGCCACACCATCTGCGCGCTCGGCGACGCGGCGGCATGGCCGATCCAGGGGCTGATCAAGCATTTCCGGCCCGAAATGGAGCGCCGGATCATCGAAAAGCAGGGCGGGGGACTTTCGCCAATGCAAGAGGCAGCGGAATAATGCCCAAGCTGACCGTAGACGGGATCGAAGTCGAAGTCCCCGCAGGTGCCACCGTGCTCCAGGCGTGCGAGGCTGCGGGCAAGGAAATCCCGCGTTTCTGCTATCACGAGCGCCTCAGCATCGCGGGCAATTGCCGCATGTGCCTGGTCGAGGTGAAGCCCGGGCCGCCCAAGCCGCAGGCGTCGTGCGCGCTGCCCGCCGCCGACAATCAGGACGTCCGCACCGACAGCGCGATGGTGAAGGCCGCGCGCGAAGGCGTGATGGAGTTCCTGCTGATCAACCACCCGCTCGATTGCCCGATCTGCGATCAGGGCGGCGAGTGCGATCTGCAGGACCAGTCGATCGCGTACGGGCGCGGGCACAGCCGCTACACCGAGAACAAGCGCGCGGTGACCGAGAAGTACATGGGCCCCATCGTCAAGACGGTGATGACCCGCTGCATCCAGTGCACCCGCTGCGTCCGCTTTGCCGAAGAGGTCGCGGGCGTGGAGGAGATCGGCGCGATCTATCGCGGCGAGAATATGCAGATCACGTCGTATCTGGAGAAGGCGGTCACGTCCGAACTGTCGGGCAATGTCGTCGACCTGTGCCCGGTCGGCGCGCTGACGTCGAAGCCCTATGCGTTCGAAGCGCGGCCGTGGGAGCTGAAGAAGACGCTGGCGATCGACGTGATGGACGCGGTCGGCACCAATATCCGCATCGACAGCCGCGGTCGCGGCGTGCTGCGCGTCCTCCCGCGCATCAACGAAGACGTGAACGAGGAATGGGCGCACGACAAGACGCGCCACCATGTCGACGGCCTCAGCTTCCGCCGGCTCGACAAGCCCTATGTCCGCAAGGACGGCAGACTGGTCGAAGCGACATGGGACGAGGCGTTCGCGGCGATCGCCGTCGCGGCCAAGGGTGCGGGCGACAAGGTTGCCGCGATCCATGGCGACCTGCTCGATTGCGAGACGATCTTCGCCGCCAAGAAGCTGGTCCAGTCGTTCGGCTCGACCCTGCTCGAAGGGCGTCAGACCGGCATGGCGTATGACACGTCGTCGTTGTCGGCGGTAAATTTCAACACCACGATCGCGGGTGTCGAAACGGCGGACGTGATCCTGCTGGTCGGAACGAACCTGCGCTGGGAAGCGCCGCTGGTGAACACCCGCGTGCGCAAGGCGATCAAGCGCGGCGCCAAGGTCTTCGCAATCGGGCCGGAAACCGACCTGACCTACAAAACGACGTGGCTCGGCAACGATCTCGGCCTGCTCGGCAAGCTGCCCAAGGCGGCGGCGGATGCGTTCAAGGATGCGGCACGCCCGATGGTGATCGTCGGCGGCGCGGCGCTCAAGAACGGGCATGGCGCGGCATTGGCGCTGGCGAAGAAGCTGAACCTTGTGCGCGAAGGCTGGAACGGCTTCAACGTGCTGCACATGGCGGCGAGCCGCATGGGCGGCTTGATGCTCGGTTTCGCGTCGAAGGGCGGCATTGCCGACATCGTCGCGGCAAGCCCCAAGCTGACCTTCTTCCTCGGCGCGGACGAAGTGGATTTCTCCAACTTCGCCAACAGCTTCAACGTCTATATCGGCCATCATGGCGACAAGGGTGCACATGCGGCGGACGTGATCCTGCCGGGCGCGAGCTATGCCGAGAAGCATGGCACCTATGTCAACCTGGAAGGCCGGGTCCAGCGCAGCGAGAAGGCGGTTTCGGCCCCCGGCGACGCGCGTGAGGATTGGACGATCCTGCGCGCCCTGTCCGAAGTGATGGGCAAGACGCTGCCGTTCGACAGCTTTGGCGAACTGCGCGCGGCAATGGCCGCCGAAGTGCCGGCGCTGGGCAGCGAAGGGCTCGCCAGCTTTGGCTGGAACCCGCCCGCGCTGGATGCGAAGGGGGAATGGGCCAAGGGAGAAGAGGAAATCGCTTACCCGATCGCCGACTTCTACCTGACCAATGCCATCTGCCGCGCATCGCCGACGATGCAGCGCTGCTCGGCCGAACTGATCCACGGCGAGGATTTCGCGGAGGCGGCGGAGTGATGCGCTCCTCATTCGTCACCCCAGCGAAAGCTGGGGTCTTGTGCCGCAAGCGCGCGCTCTATTCTCTTGAGACCCCAGCTTTCGCTGGGGTGACGGGTATGTTCGCATGACCGACTTTTTCCAGAACACCCTCGGCATGTCCTTCGAATGGGCGTGGTTCGTCGCGACGATCGCGGGCATCCTGCTGATCGCGCTGCCGCTGATGCTGGCGGTGGCGATGATCATCTATGCCGATCGCAAGATCTGGGCGGCGATCGCGCTGCGGCGCGGTCCGAACGTCGTCGGCCCGCTCGGCCTGCTCCAGTCGTTCGCGGACGGGCTCAAGGTCTTTCTTCAGGAAACCATCATCCCGTCGAGCGCGAACAAGGGGCTGTTCCTGCTCGCGCCGATCATCACCTTCACCGTCGCGCTGATCGTGTGGGCGGTGATCCCGTTCCAGGCGGGCGTGGTGCTGTCGAACATCAATGTCGGCCTGCTCTACATCCTCGCGGCGTCGTCGCTCGGCGTGTACGGCGTGATCCTGGCGGGCTGGTCGTCCAACTCGAAATATCCCTTCTATTCCGCGGTGCGCGCCGCGGCGCAGATGGTCAGCTATGAAGTCTCGATCGGTTTCGTGCTGATCGCGGTGGTGCTGTGGGCGGGGACGTTCAACCTGACCGGGATTGTCGAGGGGCAGCGCGGCCATGTCCTTGGCCTGTTCAACGGCTATGGCTTCAACCCGCTGCTGTTCCCGATGGCGGTGGTGTTCCTGATCTCCGCCCTCGCCGAAACTGCGCGCGCGCCGTTCGACCTGACCGAGGCGGAGGCGGAGCTGGTCGCCGGCTACCAGACCGAATATTCGTCGATGAGCTTCGCGCTGTTCTGGCTGGGCGAATATGCCAACGTCATCCTGATGTGCACGCTCAACGCGGTGCTGTTCTGGGGTGGCTATTTGCCGCCGATCGACTGGGCGCCGCTCTATGCGGTGCCGGGCATCATCTGGCTGTTCGCCAAGATCCTGTTCTTCTTCTTCGTCTTCTCGTGGATCAAGGCGACCGTTCCGCGCTACCGCTATGACCAACTGATGCGCCTGGGCTGGAAAATCTTCCTCCCGCTGTCGCTGTTCTTCGTATTCCTGGTTTCCGGCTATCTGATGCTGGACCGCGTTGGAGTTCCCGCATGAGCGTCGCCCAACTCGTCCGTTCGTTCACCCTGTGGGAGTTCGTGAAGGCGCATGCCCTCACGCTGAGGTATCTCTTCAAGCCCAAGGCGACGATCAACTACCCGTATGAGAAGAACCCGCTCTCGCCCCGCTTTCGCGGCGAGCATGCGCTGCGCCGTTATCCGAACGGCGAAGAGCGCTGCATCGCGTGCAAGCTGTGCGAGGCGATCTGCCCTGCGCTGGCGATCACGATCGAGGCCGAGCCGCGCGAGGACGGCAGCCGCCGCACCACGCGCTACGACATCGACATGACCAAGTGCATCTATTGCGGGCTGTGCGCCGAGGCATGCCCGGTCGATGCGATCGTCGAGGGCCCCAATTTCGAATTCGCGACCGAAACGCGCGAGGAGTTGATCTATCACAAGGAAAAGCTGCTCGCGAACGGCGACCGCTGGGAACGCGCAATCGCCGCGAACCTTGCCGCCGATGCACCCTATCGTTAAGCGCGCGGCACCAAAGGGGCACATGATTCCGTGATTCAAGCAATCGCCTTCTATCTCTTCGCCGGGGTGGTAATCCTCTCCGCCGCGATGACGATTACCGCCCGCAATCCCGTTCATTCGGTGCTGTGGCTGATCCTGGCGTTCTTCAACGCCGCCGGGCTGATGGTACTCGCAGGCGCCGAGTTTATCGCGATGCTGCTGGTCATCGTCTATGTCGGCGCGGTCGCGGTGCTGTTCCTGTTCGTCGTGATGATGCTCGACATCGACTTTGCCGAGCTGCGCGCCGGGTTCGTGCGCTACGCCATGTTCGGCCTCGCCATCGCGGTTGCGCTGGCGGCGGAGATCGTCATCGGCACCTTTGCGTGGAGCGCGGGCAAGATCGATCTGGCCAAGCGCGTCGCCCCGATCGACCCCGACACTGCACTCGGCCAGGTGTCGAATATCGAAGCGGTCGGCATGCTGCTCTACACCCGCTATCTGTATCTGTTCGAGGCTGCCGGCTTCATCCTGCTCGTCGCCATGGTCGGCGCGATCGTGCTGACCCACCGCCAGCGCGGCGGGGTGATGAAGCAGAATGTCTGGCGCCAGATCAACCGGCGTCAGAAGGACGCGACCCGCAACGTCAACCAGCCCGTCGGGCAGGGGGTGGAGCTGTGATCGGAATCACCCATTATCTCGTCGTCAGCGCGATCCTGTTCACCATGGGCGTGCTGGGCATCTTCATGAACCGCAAGAACCTCATCGTCATCCTGATGGCGATCGAGCTGATCCTGCTCAGCGTGAACCTCAACCTCGTCGCCTTCTCGTCGTACCTTGGCGACATGGTGGGTCAGGTGTTCGCCATGTTCGTGCTGACCGTTGCGGCGGGTGAGGCCGCGATCGGTCTCGCCATCCTCGTCATCTATTTCCGCGGCCGCGGCACGATCTCGGTCGACGACGTCAATCGGATGAAGGGCTGATGCGCGTGAAGAAGCTCGTCATGCCAGCGAAAGCTGGCATCTCCCTCCTCCAGCGTGCGCCCTCGTGGCACGAGACCCCAGCTTTCGCTGGGGTGACGGGGTTGTTTTGATGTCTTCGATCCATTTCATCGTTTTCCTGCCGCTGCTGGCAGCGATCGTCGCGGGGTTCAGCAATCGCGCGTTCGGGACAGTGTTCCCGAAGATCGTCACCACCGGCGCGCTGCTGATCGCGGCGGGGCTGAGCTGGCCCGTGTTCATCGGGTTCATGACCGGCGCGAACGAGCCGCAGGTGGTTCAGGTGCTGACCTGGATGCGCTCTGGCGATCTCGACGTCAGTTGGGCACTCCGCGTCGACAGCTTGACCGCCGTCATGCTGGTCGTGGTCACCAGCGTCTCGGCGCTCGTCCACCTGTATAGCTGGGGCTATATGGAAGAGGACCCGGATCAGCCGCGCTTCTTCGCGTATCTCTCGCTGTTCACCTTCGCCATGCTGATGCTGGTGACCGCCGATAACCTGCTGCAGATGTTCTTCGGCTGGGAAGGCGTCGGTCTCGCCAGCTATCTGCTGATCGGCTTCTGGTTCAAGAAGCCGTCGGCCAACGCCGCCGCGATCAAGGCGTTCGTGGTCAACCGTGTCGGCGATCTCGGCTTCATGCTCGGCATCTTTGGCGTGTTCCTGGTGTTCGGCACCATCTCGATCCCCGAAATCCTCGAAGCTGCGCCCGGCATGGCGGGCAGCACGATCGGCTTCCTGGGCTATCGCGTCGACACGCTGACCGTGCTCTGCCTGCTGCTGTTCGTCGGCGCGATGGGCAAGTCGGCGCAGCTTGGCCTGCACACTTGGTTGCCCGACGCGATGGAAGGCCCGACCCCGGTTTCGGCGCTGATCCACGCGGCGACGATGGTCACCGCGGGCGTGTTCATGGTCTGCCGCCTGTCGCCGCTGTTCGAACAGGCGCCGATCGCACTCGGCTTCGTCACCTTTATCGGTGCGGCGACCTGCCTGTTCGCCGCGACGGTCGGCACGACGCAGACCGACATCAAGCGCGTCATCGCCTATTCGACCTGTTCGCAGCTCGGATACATGTTCTTCGCTGCGGGCGTCGGCATGTATGGCGCGGCGATGTTCCACCTGTTCACCCACGCCTTCTTCAAGGCGCTGCTGTTCCTGGGTGCCGGCTCGGTGATCCACGCGATGCACCATGAGCAGGACATGCGTTACTATGGCGGCCTGCGGAAGCACATCCCGGTCACCTTCTGGACGATGATGGCGGGCACGCTCGCGATCACCGGCGTCGGCATCTACTGGCTCCATGCCGGGTTCGCGGGCTTCCACTCCAAGGACGCGATCCTCGAGGCGGCATACGCATCGGGCTGGGGCCAGGGCGCGTTCTGGGTCGGCGTGTTCGCCGCACTGCTGACGAGTTTCTACTCGTGGCGCCTGATGTTCCTCACCTTCTTCGGCAAGCCGCGCTGGACCCAGTCGGAGCATATCCAGCACGCGCTGCATGACTCGCACGGCCATGACCACGCGCATGACGAGGCGCATGGCCACGCGGTCGCGCATGCGGAGAACCCGCCGGCGCAGGAAGATGCGGGTCACGAGCCGCATGCCCATGCGCATGGCGCACATGAGACGGCGGACGGGACCGGCGGCTATCATCCGCACGAAAGCCCGCTGCCGATGATGATCCCGCTGCTGGTGCTCAGCCTCGGCGCGGTGTTCGCGGGCTTCGCGTTCAACAAGTTCTTCATCCAGCCCGAGGCTGGCGAGATCTTCTGGAAGGGCGCGGTCGCGTTCGACGAGCATCTGGCGAACGCGATGCACGAAGTGCCGTTGTGGGTGAAGCTGTCGGCCAGCATCGTCATGCTGCTCGGCCTGTTCGGGGCATGGGTCGCGTACATCAAGTCGCCGACCATCC
The genomic region above belongs to Sphingomonas sp. J315 and contains:
- the nuoI gene encoding NADH-quinone oxidoreductase subunit NuoI; this translates as MSVAQLVRSFTLWEFVKAHALTLRYLFKPKATINYPYEKNPLSPRFRGEHALRRYPNGEERCIACKLCEAICPALAITIEAEPREDGSRRTTRYDIDMTKCIYCGLCAEACPVDAIVEGPNFEFATETREELIYHKEKLLANGDRWERAIAANLAADAPYR
- a CDS encoding NADH-quinone oxidoreductase subunit J translates to MIQAIAFYLFAGVVILSAAMTITARNPVHSVLWLILAFFNAAGLMVLAGAEFIAMLLVIVYVGAVAVLFLFVVMMLDIDFAELRAGFVRYAMFGLAIAVALAAEIVIGTFAWSAGKIDLAKRVAPIDPDTALGQVSNIEAVGMLLYTRYLYLFEAAGFILLVAMVGAIVLTHRQRGGVMKQNVWRQINRRQKDATRNVNQPVGQGVEL
- the nuoG gene encoding NADH-quinone oxidoreductase subunit NuoG, which produces MPKLTVDGIEVEVPAGATVLQACEAAGKEIPRFCYHERLSIAGNCRMCLVEVKPGPPKPQASCALPAADNQDVRTDSAMVKAAREGVMEFLLINHPLDCPICDQGGECDLQDQSIAYGRGHSRYTENKRAVTEKYMGPIVKTVMTRCIQCTRCVRFAEEVAGVEEIGAIYRGENMQITSYLEKAVTSELSGNVVDLCPVGALTSKPYAFEARPWELKKTLAIDVMDAVGTNIRIDSRGRGVLRVLPRINEDVNEEWAHDKTRHHVDGLSFRRLDKPYVRKDGRLVEATWDEAFAAIAVAAKGAGDKVAAIHGDLLDCETIFAAKKLVQSFGSTLLEGRQTGMAYDTSSLSAVNFNTTIAGVETADVILLVGTNLRWEAPLVNTRVRKAIKRGAKVFAIGPETDLTYKTTWLGNDLGLLGKLPKAAADAFKDAARPMVIVGGAALKNGHGAALALAKKLNLVREGWNGFNVLHMAASRMGGLMLGFASKGGIADIVAASPKLTFFLGADEVDFSNFANSFNVYIGHHGDKGAHAADVILPGASYAEKHGTYVNLEGRVQRSEKAVSAPGDAREDWTILRALSEVMGKTLPFDSFGELRAAMAAEVPALGSEGLASFGWNPPALDAKGEWAKGEEEIAYPIADFYLTNAICRASPTMQRCSAELIHGEDFAEAAE
- the nuoL gene encoding NADH-quinone oxidoreductase subunit L; the encoded protein is MSSIHFIVFLPLLAAIVAGFSNRAFGTVFPKIVTTGALLIAAGLSWPVFIGFMTGANEPQVVQVLTWMRSGDLDVSWALRVDSLTAVMLVVVTSVSALVHLYSWGYMEEDPDQPRFFAYLSLFTFAMLMLVTADNLLQMFFGWEGVGLASYLLIGFWFKKPSANAAAIKAFVVNRVGDLGFMLGIFGVFLVFGTISIPEILEAAPGMAGSTIGFLGYRVDTLTVLCLLLFVGAMGKSAQLGLHTWLPDAMEGPTPVSALIHAATMVTAGVFMVCRLSPLFEQAPIALGFVTFIGAATCLFAATVGTTQTDIKRVIAYSTCSQLGYMFFAAGVGMYGAAMFHLFTHAFFKALLFLGAGSVIHAMHHEQDMRYYGGLRKHIPVTFWTMMAGTLAITGVGIYWLHAGFAGFHSKDAILEAAYASGWGQGAFWVGVFAALLTSFYSWRLMFLTFFGKPRWTQSEHIQHALHDSHGHDHAHDEAHGHAVAHAENPPAQEDAGHEPHAHAHGAHETADGTGGYHPHESPLPMMIPLLVLSLGAVFAGFAFNKFFIQPEAGEIFWKGAVAFDEHLANAMHEVPLWVKLSASIVMLLGLFGAWVAYIKSPTIPARFTATFSLLYKFLLNKWYFDELYNVLFVKPAFWFGRLFWKRGDEGLIDRFGPNGSAAAVRFAGVWSGRLQSGYVYSYAFVMLIGLTAAVTWVITR
- the nuoH gene encoding NADH-quinone oxidoreductase subunit NuoH; the protein is MTDFFQNTLGMSFEWAWFVATIAGILLIALPLMLAVAMIIYADRKIWAAIALRRGPNVVGPLGLLQSFADGLKVFLQETIIPSSANKGLFLLAPIITFTVALIVWAVIPFQAGVVLSNINVGLLYILAASSLGVYGVILAGWSSNSKYPFYSAVRAAAQMVSYEVSIGFVLIAVVLWAGTFNLTGIVEGQRGHVLGLFNGYGFNPLLFPMAVVFLISALAETARAPFDLTEAEAELVAGYQTEYSSMSFALFWLGEYANVILMCTLNAVLFWGGYLPPIDWAPLYAVPGIIWLFAKILFFFFVFSWIKATVPRYRYDQLMRLGWKIFLPLSLFFVFLVSGYLMLDRVGVPA
- the nuoK gene encoding NADH-quinone oxidoreductase subunit NuoK, which codes for MIGITHYLVVSAILFTMGVLGIFMNRKNLIVILMAIELILLSVNLNLVAFSSYLGDMVGQVFAMFVLTVAAGEAAIGLAILVIYFRGRGTISVDDVNRMKG